The Nitrospirota bacterium genome window below encodes:
- a CDS encoding ABC transporter permease, with the protein MVRLFAVIERDLRKFMRNPVVLAMSIVMPILYLVILGNSFQGKLKDLPIVVVNQDTGPYSNRIIENLRAIEAGPKTFTIISIKDQRNAIDRVREGRYKAAIIIPPDFSKRVSLKKKPSVGIFLDNTDSISAEAIRSAVNGALRFIEPDHVFIREKVDVVHPREIDLYSKVDYYQSLVPGVVIMAIFLGTLTTGAFNLVMDRFLGIDESYLLTPISKFHIVSGLAISSLLITTVLAALILTLSMVISGIPLSRGVSQCASIFIVVILTTLCLLSMMFVILGRVNHPRIVGILSGFLNVILFFPSGAVYPIASFPEWLKVFAKVNPEAYAVNALKSILFKDASLINISGDIAFLLVFSTAMMIIAIATFKRTF; encoded by the coding sequence ATGGTAAGGCTGTTTGCGGTTATAGAAAGGGATTTGAGAAAATTCATGCGAAATCCTGTAGTACTCGCAATGAGTATTGTTATGCCCATTCTCTATCTCGTAATCCTCGGAAATTCATTTCAAGGGAAATTAAAAGACCTCCCCATAGTTGTTGTAAATCAAGACACAGGCCCTTATTCTAATCGCATCATCGAGAACTTACGTGCTATCGAGGCAGGACCAAAAACATTCACCATCATCAGCATAAAAGACCAGAGAAATGCCATTGATAGAGTTAGGGAGGGCAGATATAAGGCGGCTATTATCATACCTCCTGATTTCAGCAAAAGGGTTTCATTAAAGAAAAAACCTTCAGTGGGGATCTTCCTTGACAACACAGACAGCATATCTGCGGAAGCCATAAGAAGCGCAGTGAATGGCGCACTGAGATTTATAGAACCTGATCATGTTTTCATAAGGGAAAAAGTTGATGTTGTTCATCCGAGAGAAATAGACCTCTACAGCAAGGTTGACTATTACCAATCCCTTGTGCCTGGAGTAGTTATTATGGCAATATTCCTGGGCACCCTGACAACCGGGGCCTTTAATCTCGTTATGGATAGATTTCTCGGCATTGATGAGAGCTATCTCCTTACACCAATTTCAAAATTCCATATAGTATCTGGCCTCGCTATAAGCAGTCTTCTGATAACAACTGTGCTCGCTGCTCTAATATTAACTCTCAGCATGGTAATATCTGGCATCCCACTTTCAAGGGGAGTTAGTCAATGCGCTTCCATATTTATAGTGGTGATACTCACAACCCTTTGCCTTTTGAGTATGATGTTTGTTATCCTCGGAAGAGTAAATCATCCGAGGATTGTCGGAATATTAAGCGGATTTCTGAATGTCATACTCTTCTTTCCGAGCGGCGCTGTTTATCCGATTGCAAGTTTCCCTGAATGGCTCAAGGTATTCGCAAAGGTAAATCCTGAAGCATATGCAGTAAATGCATTGAAGTCGATTCTCTTTAAGGATGCAAGTCTCATTAATATTTCAGGTGACATAGCCTTTCTTCTGGTTTTTAGCACTGCAATGATGATAATAGCTATAGCCACATTCAAGAGAACTTTTTAA
- a CDS encoding ATP-binding cassette domain-containing protein, with protein MQKAKAIEVFGITKRFGPITAVDNVSFDVLEGEFFGFLGPNGAGKTTLIRILTTLLKPASGSAVVACCNVAKQPDAVRREIGVVPQAMTSDLDLTAYENMDIYGRFYGMPDKERKERTRYLLDMVGLTARANDLVATYSGGMRRRLEIARALVHKPRVLFLDEPTLGLDPQSRHVVWDFLRKFQEGDSITIFLTTHYMEEAESLCNRVAIIDSGKIIAIGSPDELKSQIPGNDIISLTIENLLEGIVEAIKNLPFVHKINIEDSRIRIYVDSGAQNLSTLMDVIKSSGGKVLSVAIHEQSLEDVFIHLTGKSIREEEAKKVSFLIGAGAPRKWGR; from the coding sequence ATGCAAAAGGCTAAAGCTATTGAAGTTTTCGGGATAACAAAGAGGTTCGGCCCGATTACTGCAGTTGATAATGTGAGTTTTGATGTGCTTGAGGGAGAGTTTTTTGGCTTCCTTGGCCCTAATGGAGCAGGTAAAACAACCCTTATCAGGATACTCACCACACTCCTGAAGCCTGCAAGCGGGAGCGCTGTCGTTGCATGTTGTAATGTGGCAAAACAGCCAGATGCTGTGAGACGTGAGATTGGTGTCGTACCTCAGGCCATGACAAGCGACCTTGACCTTACAGCTTATGAGAATATGGACATCTATGGAAGATTCTATGGCATGCCCGATAAGGAAAGAAAGGAGAGGACAAGGTATCTCCTCGATATGGTCGGTCTCACTGCAAGGGCCAATGACCTTGTTGCCACATACTCAGGCGGTATGAGGAGAAGGCTTGAGATTGCAAGGGCACTTGTGCATAAACCAAGGGTTCTTTTTTTAGATGAGCCGACCCTGGGGCTTGACCCCCAGTCCAGGCATGTGGTCTGGGATTTTCTAAGGAAATTCCAGGAAGGAGATTCAATAACCATATTCCTCACAACTCATTATATGGAAGAGGCAGAGTCCCTTTGCAACAGGGTAGCCATAATAGATTCAGGAAAGATTATAGCAATCGGCAGTCCTGATGAGCTTAAGTCTCAGATTCCAGGGAATGATATTATTTCTCTCACCATCGAAAATCTATTAGAAGGCATTGTGGAGGCAATAAAGAATTTACCATTCGTACATAAGATCAATATTGAGGACAGCAGGATCAGGATTTATGTTGACAGCGGTGCACAAAACCTCTCCACGCTCATGGATGTGATTAAGTCCTCTGGAGGAAAGGTTTTATCAGTGGCAATCCACGAGCAATCACTGGAGGATGTCTTCATACACCTTACAGGTAAATCCATAAGGGAAGAGGAGGCAAAGAAGGTGAGCTTTTTAATCGGTGCTGGAGCACCCCGGAAATGGGGGAGATGA
- a CDS encoding HlyD family secretion protein, protein MKQRLIISAIILLIAVILFFVFYYQKDKRDETIRTAGIIEGLEVNLSSKVSGRISEICCNEGDKAEEGQIVIKLESEDLRAAVEQAMAGVERSKADVTASEAAIKNARANIRSAEAEIKSGEAEKEKARVQMEEAKRKMDRANALYKEELISKEAFEMATTNYDTSVATYNSSEAKLATAYSKRDAAVAQLNTAISQLASVKARLKESQANLSFHRSRLNDTIIMSPISGVVTFRALEEGEIVGPGVTILTIVDMDNLYVRADIEEALIGGVVLNSEAIIRVEGIPDKVFKGKVSEIGRYAEFATQRDVTRGRQDIKTFRVKIRLDETGGILKPGMTVEVEIPKKK, encoded by the coding sequence ATGAAACAACGGTTAATCATATCTGCAATAATCCTTCTTATAGCAGTCATTCTTTTTTTTGTTTTCTATTACCAGAAAGACAAACGGGATGAGACTATCCGTACAGCCGGAATTATCGAAGGATTGGAGGTGAATCTTTCCTCAAAGGTATCGGGCAGAATTTCAGAGATATGCTGCAATGAGGGCGACAAAGCAGAAGAAGGACAGATTGTTATCAAATTGGAAAGTGAAGACCTCAGGGCAGCAGTAGAACAGGCAATGGCAGGGGTTGAGCGGTCAAAGGCTGATGTAACGGCTTCGGAAGCTGCGATAAAAAATGCAAGGGCAAATATTAGGAGTGCTGAAGCCGAGATAAAGAGTGGGGAGGCTGAAAAGGAAAAGGCACGTGTTCAGATGGAAGAGGCAAAAAGAAAGATGGACAGGGCAAATGCCCTCTATAAAGAGGAACTCATATCAAAAGAAGCCTTTGAAATGGCCACAACCAATTACGATACGTCTGTGGCAACCTATAATTCTTCAGAGGCAAAACTCGCAACAGCTTACTCAAAAAGGGATGCTGCTGTGGCACAACTCAATACAGCAATAAGTCAGCTTGCCTCTGTAAAGGCGAGACTCAAGGAATCACAGGCCAATCTCTCTTTTCACAGATCAAGGCTCAACGACACTATTATAATGTCGCCCATTTCTGGGGTGGTCACATTTAGGGCACTGGAGGAAGGGGAAATAGTTGGTCCGGGTGTAACAATCTTAACAATAGTGGATATGGATAATCTATATGTGAGAGCAGACATAGAGGAGGCCCTGATAGGTGGTGTAGTTCTTAATAGCGAGGCGATTATCAGGGTGGAAGGGATTCCTGATAAAGTATTTAAAGGAAAGGTTTCAGAGATAGGAAGATATGCGGAATTTGCAACACAAAGAGATGTGACCCGTGGAAGACAGGATATTAAGACCTTCAGGGTCAAGATAAGATTGGATGAAACTGGTGGGATATTAAAGCCAGGAATGACCGTTGAAGTAGAAATACCGAAGAAGAAATAA
- a CDS encoding DoxX family protein has translation MILKALTKYTDIGLLILRVGIGIMFLYHGAPKLFGGPEKWEKLGMAMKYVGIDFAPVFWGFMAAFSEFFGGICIILGLFFRPACILLTITMAVAAAMHLGKGEGLKVASHAIEDGIVFLSLIFIGPGKYSIDKR, from the coding sequence ATGATATTAAAAGCACTGACCAAATATACAGATATCGGGCTTCTGATTCTCCGTGTAGGCATAGGAATTATGTTCTTATATCATGGTGCTCCAAAATTGTTCGGTGGGCCAGAGAAATGGGAAAAGCTTGGCATGGCAATGAAGTATGTTGGTATTGACTTTGCTCCTGTATTCTGGGGATTCATGGCAGCCTTTTCAGAATTCTTTGGGGGCATCTGTATCATTCTTGGCCTATTTTTCAGGCCAGCCTGCATACTCCTGACAATCACAATGGCTGTTGCTGCAGCAATGCATCTCGGAAAGGGCGAGGGATTGAAAGTCGCATCCCATGCTATAGAGGATGGAATTGTTTTTCTGAGTCTAATCTTCATAGGCCCGGGTAAGTATAGCATTGATAAAAGATGA